ATCCCCGCCGAGGAGGTCGACGTCGCGGCGCTGTACACGAACGCCCTCCTCGACCGCGGCGTCGACCGTAACGGTTGACTACACCCCATCCCAACCGCCGGTATGGACGACGACCGGCACGTCGTGTCGCTCGACGAGGTGCCAGCCGACGGGACGCTGCTGTTCACTGTCCGGGGCGACGAGGGCCTCGAAGAGGTCGTCCTCGTTCGGGCGAACGACGAGGTAGTCGCGTACAAGAACTACTGTCAACACTGGACCGACGTGCGGCTCGACAAGGGGTCGGGCGCGCTCGTCCGCAACGGCGAGCTCGTCTGTCAGAAACACGCCGCGACGTTCGAGACCGGGTCGGGCTACTGCAACTTCGGCCCCTGCGAAGGCTCGTACCTCGACGCCGTGGAGATCGACGTCGTCGACGGCGAAGTGTTCGTGGTGGAGGACGACTACGCGTTCGAGCGCCTCGGTTCGTCGGGCGAACAGACGGGGTCGTCCGGGAGTCGCATCGACTTCACCGGGACATAGGGTACTCTCCTCGAATCTCTATAAATTGCCTCGGGGTCAAGCCCCGAGGCTTTCGCGTGGACTCCCGTTCTACCCGCTGAGAGCGGGAGGCGAATATTCGCCGTTCACGTTCAGCGTCCCGCGATTCAAGCGCACATCTACGGGTGCGCCTCCGTCGTTTGCGTTTTGCCGACGACGGAGATACTGCAAACCGATGTTCTTCGAGGCGTTGTAGTCAGCGTGGTTTTCGTACCCACACTTCTGACAACACAACGCTCTTGCCGACCGATTGTCGCGGTGGGTAAACCCACACGTCGAACACCGCTTCGAGGTGTTCCGAGGGTCAACCTGTACAACCTCCACACCACTGTGAACCGAGTCGGTGATCGAACAAATATAGTTGGACTTTACCGGGGTCCGTCGTGCGTCACCGAGCATGTTCGGCGACAGTGTCCACGGAGTCCACGGCGTCGAGGACGGTGACGAGCACGGTCGTGACGACCCCCAGAGAGCCGAGGCTGTCGGTCGGGTCCGAGGAACGACCGACCGTGAGACGGTTCCGGACGTCGCTCGCGTGTCGGCCCATCCTCCGAACGACGCAACCGGATCGACCGAACGCGGCCAATTATTCAACTACTACTGTCTAAATCGCACCACTGTGCGGCCAACAGAGAGGCACGGGCAGTGGATGTAGAGCGTCCCGTCGGCACTCGGCGTCCCCACCAGTGCCGTCACCGCCGTGGTTGCACACCGGGCGGTCACTCGACGCCGACGACTGCGACCGGGACCGGGGAGTCGAGGACGACGGACTGGGTGACGCTCCCGAACATCGCCTTCCCGACGGGGCTGCGCCGTCGGCCGCCGACGACGACGAGGTCGGCGTCGACCTCCGCCGCGAGGTCGACGATGCCGTCGGCGACGGGGTGGTACGCCTCCCGCGTCTCGACGGTGAGTCCTGCGTCCGCCAGTCGCGCCCTGACGGTTCGAACGGCGTCGCTCTCTTCGGGTGGGAGCGGGTCGCCGTGTGGGTCACGGTCGTCCGTGTCGTCGTACGCGTGTGCAATCGTCACGTCCGTGGCGGACGCGCCGGGCAGCGAGGTGACGAACCGTGCCTGTTCGATCGCCTGTTCGACCTCGTCACTGACCGCGACGAGTACTCTGTACACGGTCGGTCTTCGACAGCAGCCCACATAAATCATCGCGCCGAACCCGACAGAAGGCGAACGATTTTAGCGTCCACCGTGTGACCGACCGGTCATGAAGGCACGAACGCGATGGACGGTCGCCCTCTTCCTCTTCGCTGCCTGTCACGGCGTCGTCTGGCAGACCCGGGGGCCGCTCCTCGCGAGCTTCGAGGCGTCGTTCGGTGTCTCTCAGGGACTCCTCGGCCTCGTCGCACCCGCGGCCAGCATCGGACTGCTCCTCGCGGTCCTCGTCGTGGGGATGAACGCCGGTCGAGTCAGCATCCGACACGGACTGCTCGCTGGGGCCGGCATCGCTATCACGTCGCTCGCACTGCTGAGCACCGTGAGTTCGTACTGGGCGCTCGTCGGACTGTTCTCGCTTCAGGGACTCGGCTTCGGGACGGTGCGGGCGCTCGACCGACCGCTCCTCAGCCACCTCTACTCCGACGCCCGCGGACGCATGTTCAACCTCTACGCGCTCACCTGGGCCATCGGGGGAACGATCGGTCCCGTGTTCGTCAACGCGGTCCTCTCGACCCTGGAGTGGCGGACGACGTTCCTGCTCCTGCTCCTCCCGCTCGTCCCCGTCGTCGCGTTCCTCGCGCTGGCCGACCCACCACGCGAGATGCAGCGCGAGCACAGCGTCTCGCTCGCGGACGTCCGACGGCTGCTTCGCCGGCCGGCAGTGCTCGGGATGGCCGCCGCACTCGTCCTCAGTGGCTCCATCGAGGGGACGGTGTTCGCGTGGTTCGCCTACTACGCCGGCGGGTTCGTCCCCCGACCGCGGGCGAACCTCCTGCTCTCCGGCTTCATCGTCATGTACATTCCCGGTCGGCTGCTCTACAGCTACCTCTGTGACCGCTTCTCCTCGCTCGACCTCGTCATCGGCCTCGCCGTCGTGGGGGTACCTCTGGTCACCGTGACGTTCACCACCCAGTCCAGTGACGTCCTCATGCTCGGGTCGCTCGCGCTCGGCTTCGTCGTCGCCGGCTTCTTCCCGACCCTCTCGGCGTTCGGCATCGACAACGCGGCCGCGTACAGCGGTCCGGTCAACGCCATCGCGACCGGCGCGAACTACGTTGGCATCTCCGCGGCACCGCTCGTCGTCGGCGTCGTCGCCGAACGGGTGGACATCGGGAGCGGGATGCGCCTCCTGGTCCCGGCGATGGTCGGCATCGCGCTCATCACCCTGCTGACGCGACGCCGACTCGGACGCCGCACACGGGACGATCTCGTCGGAGCGTGACCCGAACGACGCAGTTTTTATCGCGTTCGAGCGGGTTGAGAGGGTATGTCCGGTACCGAAGGCTCGTTGCGCGAATCGCTGTTCGGACACACACCCGTCGTCGCCGACTCGGCGTTCGTCTCGAAGCTGGCGTACCTCGTCGGTGACGTCGCCGTCGGCGACAGAGCGAGCGTCTGGCCGTTCACCTGCCTGCGCGGCGACGGCGGTGCCGTGAGTGTCGGGGACGAGACAAACGTCCAGGAGTTCTCGATGCTCCACGGGGCAGACGTCGGAAGCGAGGTCACCGTTGGACACAGCGTCGTCGTCGACTACGCCACCGTCGAGGATCACTCGCTCGTCGGCATGAACAGCTGTGTGCTCCGGGACGCGACGGTCGAATCGAACAGTATCGTGGCTGCAGGAGCCGTCGTCCTCCAGGGGCAGACAGTGCCGGAGGGGCATCTCGCCTACGGCGCGCCGGCGCAGACGAAGCCGCTCACCGACGAGCAGCGCGACGAGATCGCCCGCGTCCACGAGCACTACGTCGACCTCGGCCGAGAGTACAAGCAGACGGGTCGGTTCGAGTGACGGCGACGGGCTTTCGATAACTTGTAGTGCGTGGCGCGTCATTTCGTCGCACACGCCATGCCCAGCCAGCCACAGCGAGAGAGCGTCGTCCACGACCCGTCCGCAGAGTTCGTCGAATCGACCAACGTGTTCGAGTTCATGTCCACGTACGGCATCGACGACTACGACGAACTCATCGAACGCACCACCTCGAATCTCGCTGGCATCGACGAGTCGGGCGTCGAGTGGTTCTGGGACACCATGCCCGAGTACCTCGGTGTCGACTTCTTCGAGCCCTACGACCGGGTCAGAGACGACACCGACGGCCCACAGTTCACCGACTGGTACCCCGGCGGGGAATTGAACGTCGCCCACAACGTCGTCGACCGCCACGCCGCCGTCGACGCCGAAACCAGGAACACGGTCGCCTGCATCTGGGAGGGAGAACCGGGTGACGTCAGAGAGATCACCTACCACGAACTCGCCCGCCAGTCCGACAAGGTCGCCAACTACCTCGAATCGAAGGGCATCGACACCGGCGATACCGTCGGCCTCTACATGCCCATGGTCCCCGAGGTCGTCTCCATTCTGTACGGCTGTTTCAAAATTGGTGCCATCGCCGTCCCCATCTTCTCGGGCTTCGGTGTCGACGCGACCGCGACCAGAATCGACGACTCCGAGTGTTCGGTGCTCTTCACCGGCGATGGCTTCTACCGGAGAGGAAAGCCGATCACGCTCAAAGGGACCGCCGACGAGGCGATCGCCCAGGCGGGCCACGTCGACCACACGGTCGTCTACGACCGCCTCGGGGCCAGCGAAAGCGAACCCGACGGCGACGGCGACGGCGACGGCGACGTCGACATCCCCTGGCACGACGAGCGTGACGAGTGGTGGGCCGACGCGGTCGAAACCCAGGACGACGACTACGACACCAAGTCCCTCCCCTCGTCGCAGGAGTCGATGCTGCTGTACTCGTCGGGTACCACTGGGAAGCCAAAGGGCATCGTCCACACCCACGCCGGGGTGCAGATGCAGTGTGCGAAAGAGATCTACTTCGGCTTCGATCACAAGCCCTCGGACCGATTCTTCTGGGTATCGGACATCGGCTGGATGATGGGCCCGTGGACCCTGATCGGCAACCACACCTTCGGCGGGACCGTGTTCATGTACGAGGGCGCGCCCGACCATCCCCAACCCGATCGGTTCTGGGAGATGATCGACCGTCACTCCCTGTCGACGTTCGGGATCTCGCCCACGGCCATCCGCGCGTTGCGAAAACACGGCGACGAGTGGGTCGAAGACCACGATCTGTCGTCGATTCGACTGCTGGGCTCGACCGGCGAGCCGTGGGACCCCGAGTCCTGGCAGTGGTTCTACGAGAACGTCGGCGGCGGGGAGGCACCGATCATCAACATCTCGGGCGGGACCGAGATCTGCGGCTGTTTCCTCATGCCGATGCCGACGCAACCGCTCAAACCCACCTCCCTGGGCGGCCCCGGGTTGGGAATGAACATCGATATCGTCGACGAGTCGGGCGAGTCGATCGCCGACACCCACGAACGCGGCTTTTTGGTCGCGCGGGACTCGTGTCCGTCGATGACGAAGTCGCTGTGGGAGGGCGACGAGAGGTATCTAGCGGAGTACTGGTCGACCTGGGAGGGTCTGTGGGACCACGGCGACTGGGCGCAAAAAGACGACGAGGGCTTCTGGTTCCTCCATGGACGG
This Salinigranum marinum DNA region includes the following protein-coding sequences:
- a CDS encoding Rieske (2Fe-2S) protein codes for the protein MDDDRHVVSLDEVPADGTLLFTVRGDEGLEEVVLVRANDEVVAYKNYCQHWTDVRLDKGSGALVRNGELVCQKHAATFETGSGYCNFGPCEGSYLDAVEIDVVDGEVFVVEDDYAFERLGSSGEQTGSSGSRIDFTGT
- a CDS encoding universal stress protein codes for the protein MYRVLVAVSDEVEQAIEQARFVTSLPGASATDVTIAHAYDDTDDRDPHGDPLPPEESDAVRTVRARLADAGLTVETREAYHPVADGIVDLAAEVDADLVVVGGRRRSPVGKAMFGSVTQSVVLDSPVPVAVVGVE
- a CDS encoding MFS transporter — translated: MKARTRWTVALFLFAACHGVVWQTRGPLLASFEASFGVSQGLLGLVAPAASIGLLLAVLVVGMNAGRVSIRHGLLAGAGIAITSLALLSTVSSYWALVGLFSLQGLGFGTVRALDRPLLSHLYSDARGRMFNLYALTWAIGGTIGPVFVNAVLSTLEWRTTFLLLLLPLVPVVAFLALADPPREMQREHSVSLADVRRLLRRPAVLGMAAALVLSGSIEGTVFAWFAYYAGGFVPRPRANLLLSGFIVMYIPGRLLYSYLCDRFSSLDLVIGLAVVGVPLVTVTFTTQSSDVLMLGSLALGFVVAGFFPTLSAFGIDNAAAYSGPVNAIATGANYVGISAAPLVVGVVAERVDIGSGMRLLVPAMVGIALITLLTRRRLGRRTRDDLVGA
- a CDS encoding gamma carbonic anhydrase family protein; the encoded protein is MSGTEGSLRESLFGHTPVVADSAFVSKLAYLVGDVAVGDRASVWPFTCLRGDGGAVSVGDETNVQEFSMLHGADVGSEVTVGHSVVVDYATVEDHSLVGMNSCVLRDATVESNSIVAAGAVVLQGQTVPEGHLAYGAPAQTKPLTDEQRDEIARVHEHYVDLGREYKQTGRFE
- a CDS encoding AMP-binding protein — translated: MPSQPQRESVVHDPSAEFVESTNVFEFMSTYGIDDYDELIERTTSNLAGIDESGVEWFWDTMPEYLGVDFFEPYDRVRDDTDGPQFTDWYPGGELNVAHNVVDRHAAVDAETRNTVACIWEGEPGDVREITYHELARQSDKVANYLESKGIDTGDTVGLYMPMVPEVVSILYGCFKIGAIAVPIFSGFGVDATATRIDDSECSVLFTGDGFYRRGKPITLKGTADEAIAQAGHVDHTVVYDRLGASESEPDGDGDGDGDVDIPWHDERDEWWADAVETQDDDYDTKSLPSSQESMLLYSSGTTGKPKGIVHTHAGVQMQCAKEIYFGFDHKPSDRFFWVSDIGWMMGPWTLIGNHTFGGTVFMYEGAPDHPQPDRFWEMIDRHSLSTFGISPTAIRALRKHGDEWVEDHDLSSIRLLGSTGEPWDPESWQWFYENVGGGEAPIINISGGTEICGCFLMPMPTQPLKPTSLGGPGLGMNIDIVDESGESIADTHERGFLVARDSCPSMTKSLWEGDERYLAEYWSTWEGLWDHGDWAQKDDEGFWFLHGRADDALNVAGRKVGPAEIEGVLTEHEAVNQAAAVGVPDDTTGTAVVAYVMLEPDHEASDGLRDELSALVGEEHGKPFRPREILFVSALPKTQSGKIIRRAISSVYQGEELGDMSSIENPDALEELRDAA